In Helianthus annuus cultivar XRQ/B chromosome 3, HanXRQr2.0-SUNRISE, whole genome shotgun sequence, a single window of DNA contains:
- the LOC118490692 gene encoding small ubiquitin-related modifier 1-like isoform X2, whose amino-acid sequence MSGVNNDEDKKPATVDQGAHINLKVKSQDGNEVFFRIKRSTQLKKLMNAYCDRQSVELNAIAFLFDGRRLRAEQTPDELEMEEGDEIDAMLHQTGGTSG is encoded by the exons ATGTCAGGTGTCAACAACGACGAAGATAAGAAGCCCGCCACCGTCGATCAAGGTGCTCACATCAATTTGAAAGTCAAAAGCCAG GATGGTAATGAAGTGTTCTTCAGGATCAAAAGGAGCACACAGCTGAAGAAGCTTATGAATGCTTACTGTGATCGACAGTCTGTCGAGCTTAATGCTATTGCTTTCTTGTTCGATGGCCGTCGCCTTCGAGCCGAGCAGACCCCTGATGAG CTCGAAATGGAAGAAGGTGATGAGATAGATGCAATGCTTCATCAAACAGGAGGTACATCTGGGTGA